One genomic region from Haloterrigena gelatinilytica encodes:
- a CDS encoding DUF7287 family protein, producing MSRTRTRTDRDRRPKTVSISLRERGQTTQDFAIGIGVFILAVAFVFSFLPSILTPFDSSVSGGQTAQADRVADRAVHDLSTESGPETELERFFDEDDDLSERLGLREDETRYDRIDVRLEPLNESEPLGDDWTVGDGYDNQSAASSARIVTFADGTGPTDGCEPACRLVVRVW from the coding sequence ATGAGCCGAACACGGACCCGAACCGACCGCGACCGACGCCCGAAGACGGTGTCGATCTCCCTGCGCGAGCGCGGCCAGACCACGCAGGACTTCGCCATCGGGATCGGCGTGTTCATCCTGGCCGTAGCCTTCGTCTTCTCGTTTCTCCCGTCGATCCTGACCCCGTTCGACTCGTCGGTTTCCGGCGGGCAGACGGCCCAGGCCGACCGCGTCGCCGACCGAGCCGTGCACGATCTGTCGACGGAGTCGGGGCCGGAGACCGAACTCGAGCGGTTCTTCGACGAGGACGACGATCTGTCCGAACGGCTCGGCCTCAGGGAAGACGAAACCCGCTACGATCGGATCGACGTTCGCCTCGAGCCGCTCAACGAAAGCGAACCGCTCGGGGACGACTGGACGGTCGGCGACGGCTACGATAACCAGTCGGCGGCCAGCTCCGCACGGATCGTCACGTTTGCCGACGGAACAGGGCCGACGGACGGCTGCGAGCCGGCCTGTC